The following proteins come from a genomic window of Flavobacterium crocinum:
- a CDS encoding DUF6929 family protein: protein MEKFTLEILFQIIGIGSASGLFYNNDALYVIGDNSGFLYEYNMQNQQLNQHALIDNPTQNIPKNLKPDFESLTHHNDTLYVFGSGSTENRNKMIEFDLKSKTVIKKNNLVDLYALMQSFGEIKPEDFNLEGAIFDGENWFLFNRGNGVTNKNTIFTIHAKKLDEEFALIAVNYKLPKIKGVRSSFTDAVLVDDKIYFLSTAEDTKSTYDDGEILGSFIGRIDVKTMKIDFTQKITSTNKFEGLTFYKKKNNKIEFLLCEDNDTELLETKIYKLTLPVK, encoded by the coding sequence ATGGAAAAATTCACCTTAGAAATATTATTTCAAATTATCGGAATCGGTTCGGCTTCCGGATTATTTTACAACAATGACGCACTTTACGTAATTGGCGACAACAGCGGATTTCTTTACGAATACAATATGCAGAATCAGCAATTGAACCAGCATGCTTTAATTGACAATCCAACGCAGAATATCCCAAAAAACCTAAAACCTGATTTTGAATCACTCACACATCATAATGACACTCTTTATGTTTTTGGTTCCGGTTCTACCGAAAACCGAAACAAAATGATTGAGTTCGATCTTAAATCTAAAACCGTTATAAAGAAAAACAACCTTGTAGATTTATATGCTTTAATGCAAAGTTTTGGCGAAATAAAACCCGAAGATTTCAATTTAGAAGGCGCTATTTTCGATGGCGAAAACTGGTTTTTATTTAATCGTGGAAATGGCGTTACTAACAAAAACACGATTTTTACGATTCACGCCAAAAAGCTGGACGAAGAATTTGCCTTAATTGCGGTTAATTACAAACTTCCAAAAATAAAAGGCGTTCGTTCCAGTTTCACTGACGCTGTTTTGGTTGACGATAAAATCTATTTCCTTTCCACTGCCGAAGACACCAAATCAACTTATGATGATGGCGAAATCTTAGGAAGTTTCATCGGCAGAATTGACGTTAAAACCATGAAAATCGATTTTACTCAAAAAATTACCTCAACCAATAAATTTGAAGGTTTGACTTTCTATAAAAAAAAAAATAATAAAATCGAGTTTTTACTTTGTGAAGATAATGACACGGAACTTTTAGAAACTAAGATTTATAAATTGACATTGCCTGTTAAATAA
- a CDS encoding RNA polymerase sigma factor, whose amino-acid sequence MHRDAQRQVYEYMAPKLYRLCKRYLKKEEEIEEALADSFFTIFTKLEQLKEAYAFEAWARRITVNHCLATIRKETNFNMYLDDVKLLSQPSVDELNTLEEEDLLNLLNHIPDGCKTVFNLFVIEGYAHKEIAEMLQISEGTSKSQLNAAKTKLKELVNKLYYQKAK is encoded by the coding sequence ATGCACCGCGATGCCCAGCGTCAGGTGTATGAATACATGGCGCCAAAGTTGTACCGCCTTTGCAAAAGATATTTAAAAAAGGAAGAAGAAATTGAAGAAGCCCTTGCCGATTCTTTCTTTACTATTTTCACCAAACTAGAACAGTTAAAAGAAGCTTATGCTTTTGAAGCCTGGGCAAGAAGAATAACTGTAAACCATTGTTTGGCGACGATTCGAAAAGAAACCAACTTCAACATGTATCTGGACGATGTAAAACTGCTTTCGCAGCCTTCTGTCGACGAACTGAACACATTAGAAGAAGAAGATTTACTTAATTTATTAAACCATATTCCTGATGGCTGTAAAACTGTGTTTAACCTTTTTGTTATTGAAGGTTATGCTCATAAAGAAATAGCCGAAATGCTGCAGATCTCCGAAGGCACCTCGAAATCACAATTGAATGCCGCTAAGACCAAACTGAAAGAACTGGTTAATAAATTGTATTATCAAAAAGCAAAATAG
- a CDS encoding VWA domain-containing protein, producing the protein MKSLKLISSAIAMLICFVTMAQERTISGIISDETLQPLPGVNIYNQTSKTNAITNFDGEYSIKAKTGDMLVFSFLGYQNQSQKVQNSNTINIKLIPDNQTLNEVVVVGYGTSSSEYEDRSYARAERKKAKMATASVAMQGKVSGVQIQSNALYAPSPSVVIRGTASVSPKNEPLYIIDGVPAKANQMAKINPNDIDNVSVLKDQAATSIYGSKASNGVVVISTKNEIYKNLSEKELDKKLNIIPIPTEPTQEDYDAFVENAFESPKTAPLSTFSIDVDNASYTNIRRFLNNGQQVPKDAVRVEEMVNFFKYTYPQPKNEHPFSINTEVSDSPWNANNKILKIGLQGKNIPTEDLPASNLVFLIDVSGSMSDMNKLPLLKQSLKILVNELRAKDKVAIVVYAGAAGMVLPPTAGDEKKTIIDALDKLQSGGSTAGGAGIELAYKTATENFIKGGNNRVILATDGDFNVGSSSNNDMEKLIEEKRKTGVFLTCLGYGMGNYKDSKMEILADKGNGNYAYIDNIQEANRFLGKEFKGSMFAIAKDVKIQIEFNPKQVQSYRLIGYENRKLRPEDFKNDAIDAGELGSNHTVTALYEIIPAGVKSDYLTAQPDDLKYTKTEISSNNYSNELATIKFRYKKPDGEKSIEMVQVIENKSVALEKASNDMKFSSAVAWFGLKLRDSKLIANKSSEEIVKLAKQGNSNDEEGYKAEFIRLVETSKQYN; encoded by the coding sequence ATGAAAAGTCTAAAACTTATTTCATCAGCCATTGCTATGCTTATATGTTTCGTAACCATGGCACAAGAAAGAACGATTTCTGGAATCATTTCAGATGAAACACTTCAACCACTTCCAGGCGTAAACATTTACAATCAGACTTCAAAAACAAATGCTATAACCAATTTTGATGGCGAATACAGCATTAAAGCAAAAACCGGAGACATGCTTGTTTTCAGCTTTCTTGGATACCAAAATCAAAGTCAAAAGGTTCAGAATTCAAATACAATTAATATAAAGCTAATCCCGGATAATCAAACTTTAAATGAAGTTGTAGTTGTGGGCTACGGCACAAGTAGTTCAGAATATGAAGATCGTAGTTATGCCCGTGCTGAAAGAAAAAAAGCGAAAATGGCTACAGCTTCGGTAGCTATGCAAGGAAAAGTATCAGGAGTTCAAATTCAAAGTAATGCTCTTTATGCTCCAAGTCCTTCTGTCGTTATTCGTGGTACTGCATCAGTTTCTCCAAAAAATGAACCTTTGTATATTATTGACGGAGTTCCGGCAAAAGCCAATCAAATGGCAAAAATTAATCCGAATGATATTGATAATGTTTCGGTTTTAAAAGATCAGGCTGCAACTTCGATTTATGGAAGCAAAGCTTCAAATGGTGTTGTAGTAATTTCAACCAAAAATGAAATCTATAAAAATCTTTCAGAAAAGGAATTAGACAAAAAATTAAATATTATTCCAATTCCAACAGAACCAACTCAGGAAGATTATGATGCTTTTGTCGAAAATGCTTTCGAAAGCCCAAAAACAGCACCGCTTTCTACATTTTCCATCGATGTTGATAATGCTTCTTACACCAACATCAGACGTTTTTTAAATAACGGACAACAAGTTCCAAAAGATGCAGTTCGTGTAGAAGAAATGGTTAATTTTTTCAAATATACTTATCCGCAACCTAAAAATGAGCATCCGTTTTCTATTAATACAGAAGTGAGTGATTCGCCCTGGAATGCAAATAATAAAATCTTAAAAATTGGCTTGCAGGGAAAAAATATTCCAACTGAAGATTTACCAGCATCAAACCTTGTTTTCTTAATTGATGTTTCAGGTTCGATGAGCGACATGAATAAATTACCCTTACTAAAACAATCTTTAAAAATATTGGTAAATGAATTAAGAGCTAAAGATAAAGTTGCCATTGTAGTTTATGCGGGTGCAGCGGGAATGGTTTTGCCTCCTACTGCCGGAGATGAGAAAAAAACAATTATTGATGCATTAGATAAATTACAATCTGGCGGAAGTACTGCAGGAGGCGCCGGAATTGAACTAGCTTACAAAACAGCAACAGAAAATTTCATAAAAGGCGGAAACAATCGGGTAATTCTGGCCACTGACGGAGATTTTAATGTGGGAAGTTCTTCTAATAATGACATGGAAAAATTGATTGAAGAAAAAAGAAAAACAGGCGTTTTCTTAACTTGTTTAGGTTACGGAATGGGAAATTATAAAGACAGTAAAATGGAAATCCTTGCCGATAAAGGAAATGGAAATTATGCTTACATCGATAATATTCAGGAAGCGAATCGTTTTTTAGGAAAAGAATTTAAAGGTTCAATGTTTGCTATCGCGAAAGATGTAAAAATCCAGATTGAATTTAACCCAAAACAAGTGCAATCGTATCGTTTGATTGGTTATGAAAACAGAAAACTACGTCCGGAAGATTTTAAAAATGACGCGATTGATGCCGGAGAATTAGGAAGCAATCATACTGTAACGGCTTTGTATGAAATTATTCCGGCAGGGGTAAAAAGTGATTATTTAACGGCACAACCAGATGATTTAAAATACACTAAAACAGAAATCAGTTCAAACAACTATAGTAATGAGCTGGCAACTATAAAATTTCGCTATAAAAAACCTGATGGCGAAAAAAGTATTGAAATGGTTCAGGTAATTGAGAACAAATCGGTTGCTTTGGAAAAAGCGAGTAATGATATGAAATTTAGTTCTGCTGTAGCCTGGTTCGGATTGAAATTAAGAGATTCCAAATTAATTGCAAATAAATCTTCGGAAGAAATTGTAAAACTGGCAAAACAAGGAAATTCAAACGATGAAGAAGGTTATAAAGCTGAATTTATTCGTTTGGTTGAAACTTCTAAGCAGTATAATTAA
- a CDS encoding LURP-one-related/scramblase family protein — protein MNSILSQNLFLVKEHIGMFKAANNYDIYDPQTNQIIMNCRENNLGFFTKVFRFTDYKRATPFNVEITTASGEKLISVRRGVAIFRSTVEVLDEKDRLVGTFKQKFFSIGGKFEILDKNERPVATLQGKWTGWDFKFSHENRQLAQVSKKWAGLGKEFFTSADNYVLQIEENVPADSSLRQLILGAVMCIDMVLKE, from the coding sequence ATGAACTCCATTTTAAGCCAAAATCTATTTTTAGTAAAAGAACATATCGGAATGTTTAAAGCTGCTAACAACTATGACATTTACGATCCGCAGACCAATCAAATTATTATGAACTGTCGTGAGAACAATCTTGGTTTCTTTACCAAAGTATTCCGTTTCACAGATTATAAAAGAGCAACTCCGTTTAATGTAGAAATTACAACCGCTTCCGGTGAAAAATTAATTTCTGTAAGAAGAGGTGTTGCGATATTCCGTTCAACTGTTGAAGTTTTGGACGAAAAAGATCGTTTGGTTGGAACATTCAAACAAAAATTCTTTTCTATTGGAGGAAAATTTGAAATCTTAGATAAAAACGAAAGACCTGTTGCTACTTTACAAGGAAAATGGACAGGATGGGATTTTAAATTCTCTCATGAAAACAGGCAATTGGCTCAGGTAAGTAAAAAATGGGCAGGATTAGGAAAAGAGTTTTTTACGAGTGCCGATAATTATGTTCTTCAAATTGAAGAAAATGTACCTGCTGACAGTTCGTTAAGACAATTGATTTTAGGAGCTGTCATGTGTATTGACATGGTTCTGAAAGAATAA
- a CDS encoding 3-ketoacyl-ACP reductase, with protein MTDLKNKNALITGAGKGIGKAVAIALAKEGVNLILVSRTQNDIDQLAEETAKFGVKTLALPADVSDINSINSAVEKAIAEFKSIDILINSAGIASFGKFLELEPEAWERIIQVNLMGTYYTTRAIIPNMIERQTGDIINISSTAGLNGNALTSAYSASKFAVLGLTDSLMQEMRKHNIRVTALTPSTVATDMAKDLNLTDGNPEKVMQSEDMADLIIAQLKLNRRVFIKNSSIWSTNP; from the coding sequence ATGACCGACTTAAAAAATAAAAATGCACTAATCACTGGTGCTGGAAAAGGAATTGGAAAAGCCGTTGCAATTGCTTTGGCCAAAGAAGGTGTAAACCTGATTTTAGTTTCCAGAACCCAAAATGATATTGATCAACTTGCAGAAGAAACTGCAAAATTTGGAGTAAAAACTTTGGCCTTACCTGCTGACGTTTCAGATATTAATTCTATCAATTCTGCTGTTGAAAAAGCGATTGCGGAATTCAAAAGTATCGATATTCTAATCAACAGTGCTGGAATTGCTTCTTTTGGAAAATTCTTAGAATTAGAACCGGAAGCCTGGGAAAGAATTATTCAGGTAAATTTAATGGGAACGTACTACACCACTCGTGCCATTATCCCAAATATGATCGAAAGACAAACCGGAGATATTATTAATATTTCTTCGACTGCAGGATTAAACGGAAATGCTTTGACTAGTGCTTACAGCGCTTCAAAATTTGCGGTTTTAGGTTTAACCGATTCTTTAATGCAGGAAATGAGAAAACACAATATCCGTGTTACGGCTTTGACACCAAGTACAGTGGCTACAGATATGGCAAAAGACTTAAACCTAACGGACGGAAATCCGGAAAAAGTAATGCAATCTGAAGATATGGCAGATTTAATTATCGCACAGTTAAAATTAAACCGAAGAGTTTTTATCAAAAACAGCAGTATTTGGTCTACTAATCCTTAA
- the mtaB gene encoding tRNA (N(6)-L-threonylcarbamoyladenosine(37)-C(2))-methylthiotransferase MtaB, with amino-acid sequence MENRKKVAFYTLGCKLNFSETSTIARSFNDEGFDRVDFEDVADIYVINTCSVTENADKQFKQVVKKAMKLNEKAFVAAVGCYAQLKPEELAAVDGVDLVLGATEKFKITDYIHDLSKNDMGEVHSCEIAEADFYVGSYSIGDRTRAFLKVQDGCDYKCTYCTIPLARGISRSDALENVLKNAKEISAQNIREIVLTGVNIGDYGKGEFGNKKHEHTFLDLVQALDKVEGIERLRISSIEPNLLKNETIEFVSKSRTFVPHFHIPLQSGSNDILKLMKRRYLREVYIDRVNKIREVMPHACIGVDVIVGFPGETDEHFLETYHFLNDLDISYLHVFTYSERDNTEAAEMEGVVPSNVRAKRSKMLRGLSVKKRRAFYESQLGTNRTVLFESENKEGYIQGFTENYVKVKTPWNPELVNTLQEINLTKIDEDGSVRLEFLNKLMEV; translated from the coding sequence ATGGAAAATAGAAAAAAAGTTGCCTTTTACACTCTGGGTTGTAAACTGAATTTTTCAGAAACCTCTACAATCGCCAGAAGTTTTAATGACGAAGGTTTTGACCGCGTCGATTTTGAAGATGTTGCAGATATCTATGTGATTAATACCTGCTCTGTAACAGAAAATGCCGATAAACAATTTAAGCAAGTAGTAAAGAAAGCAATGAAGCTTAACGAAAAAGCTTTCGTTGCCGCTGTTGGCTGTTATGCGCAATTAAAACCGGAAGAATTAGCTGCAGTTGATGGAGTTGATTTGGTTTTGGGAGCGACAGAAAAATTCAAAATCACCGACTATATCCATGATTTGAGCAAAAACGATATGGGTGAAGTGCACTCATGCGAAATTGCCGAAGCCGATTTTTATGTAGGAAGTTATTCTATTGGTGATCGTACCAGAGCATTCTTAAAAGTTCAGGACGGTTGCGATTATAAATGTACGTATTGTACCATTCCATTAGCGAGAGGAATTTCCAGAAGTGATGCTTTAGAAAATGTCTTGAAAAATGCCAAAGAAATTTCGGCTCAAAATATCCGTGAAATTGTTTTAACCGGTGTAAATATTGGTGATTACGGAAAAGGGGAGTTTGGAAATAAAAAACACGAACATACTTTTCTGGATTTAGTTCAGGCTTTAGACAAAGTGGAAGGAATTGAACGTTTGAGAATTTCTTCAATCGAACCCAATTTATTGAAAAATGAAACAATAGAATTTGTTTCTAAAAGCCGCACTTTTGTGCCGCATTTTCATATTCCGTTGCAATCAGGTAGCAATGATATTTTGAAATTAATGAAACGTCGTTATTTACGTGAAGTATATATCGATCGCGTTAATAAAATTCGTGAAGTAATGCCTCACGCTTGTATTGGTGTAGATGTTATTGTTGGTTTTCCCGGAGAAACAGATGAGCATTTCTTAGAAACGTATCATTTCTTAAATGATTTGGATATTTCTTATTTACATGTTTTTACTTATTCAGAAAGAGATAATACTGAAGCAGCAGAAATGGAAGGTGTTGTTCCTTCAAATGTAAGAGCAAAACGCAGTAAAATGCTTCGTGGATTGTCTGTTAAAAAACGTCGTGCTTTTTACGAAAGCCAATTAGGAACCAACAGAACGGTTCTTTTTGAAAGTGAAAATAAAGAAGGATACATTCAAGGATTTACTGAAAACTACGTAAAAGTAAAAACGCCATGGAATCCGGAATTGGTCAATACTTTACAAGAAATTAATTTAACTAAAATAGACGAAGATGGAAGTGTTCGTTTAGAGTTTTTGAATAAATTGATGGAAGTTTAA